A single genomic interval of Halostella salina harbors:
- a CDS encoding DUF7321 family protein, whose translation MASDPALATVAAALVTLSFPFYIYGAWVMIDAETVTWDLLIYHLKFIVVGLTLNTVPVVVWMVPRLFDQLGGFAAAHAFFGLQAYAMLTFALTGIVRILQAKRQHDLYDDPEQDLSLSDLHENADDWRRRLRIGVFGYVFFWIVAYLLGVARYVVKYGFI comes from the coding sequence ATGGCGTCGGACCCCGCCCTCGCGACCGTCGCTGCCGCGCTGGTCACGCTGAGCTTCCCGTTTTACATCTACGGCGCGTGGGTCATGATCGACGCGGAGACGGTCACCTGGGACCTCCTGATCTACCACCTGAAGTTCATCGTCGTCGGACTGACGCTGAACACGGTCCCGGTCGTCGTCTGGATGGTGCCGCGGCTGTTCGACCAGCTCGGCGGGTTCGCCGCCGCGCACGCCTTCTTCGGCCTGCAGGCGTACGCGATGCTGACGTTCGCGCTGACGGGCATCGTCCGCATCCTCCAGGCGAAGCGACAGCACGACCTCTACGACGACCCCGAGCAGGACCTCTCGCTCTCCGACCTCCACGAGAACGCCGACGACTGGCGGCGGCGGCTCCGGATCGGCGTGTTCGGGTACGTCTTCTTCTGGATCGTCGCCTACCTCCTCGGGGTCGCGCGCTACGTCGTCAAGTACGGCTTCATCTGA
- a CDS encoding site-specific integrase, whose translation MNDDEVERLIEKMEQRGGTRHAVGGRLGVHCGLRRDEASQARSADIADDLGERNLRVWEDAAKQDKYRETPIPNDLARDIERIVEFSDDITRSDAVLDVTGKTLNRWVQRACEELFAETGDEGWLEVSYHDLRRTWGTRALEDGTLPSVVMYWGGWDDWETFREHYLGEFSPHALRRERKKLSWMTGDAPAGDDVESHMTPVAQPPAGGSSAAQHQSD comes from the coding sequence TTGAACGACGACGAAGTCGAACGCCTCATCGAGAAGATGGAACAGCGCGGCGGCACCCGGCACGCGGTCGGCGGCCGGCTCGGTGTGCACTGCGGGTTACGGCGTGACGAGGCGTCGCAGGCACGATCGGCGGATATCGCCGACGACCTCGGTGAGCGTAACCTGCGAGTATGGGAGGATGCGGCGAAACAGGACAAGTACCGCGAGACACCGATCCCGAACGACCTTGCGCGCGACATTGAACGCATCGTGGAGTTTAGCGACGACATCACCAGGAGTGACGCAGTCCTCGATGTTACAGGGAAGACGCTCAACAGGTGGGTGCAGCGCGCGTGCGAGGAGCTGTTCGCGGAAACTGGGGATGAAGGGTGGCTCGAAGTCAGTTACCACGACTTACGCCGCACATGGGGAACGCGAGCCTTAGAGGACGGCACGCTCCCGAGTGTGGTGATGTACTGGGGTGGGTGGGACGACTGGGAAACGTTCCGCGAGCACTACCTGGGGGAGTTCTCACCGCACGCGCTCAGACGGGAGCGAAAGAAGCTGTCGTGGATGACCGGCGACGCGCCAGCTGGCGACGACGTCGAGTCGCACATGACACCGGTCGCGCAGCCGCCCGCGGGTGGGTCGAGTGCAGCGCAGCACCAGTCCGACTAA
- a CDS encoding dodecin family protein, translating into MTAVKIIKVMGTSDDSWQAAAEEAYRQASQTVEDISGIEVEDWTANVENGEITQYKATVEVAFPVHEQ; encoded by the coding sequence ATGACCGCAGTCAAGATCATCAAGGTGATGGGAACGTCCGACGACTCCTGGCAGGCGGCCGCCGAGGAGGCGTACCGGCAGGCCAGTCAGACGGTCGAAGACATCAGCGGTATCGAGGTCGAGGACTGGACCGCCAACGTCGAGAACGGCGAGATAACGCAGTACAAGGCGACGGTCGAGGTCGCCTTCCCGGTCCACGAGCAGTAA
- the mvaD gene encoding phosphomevalonate decarboxylase MvaD, producing the protein MKATAKAHPIQGIVKYHGMRDERLRLPYHDSISVCTAPSHTKTTVEFDIDYDEDTFVVDGEELEGHGYERVERVVEEVRDRSDAAHTVYPVRIESENSFPSNVGLGSSSSGFAAAAMALAEAADLDLTRPEISTIARRGSSSAARSVTGGFSHLSAGLNDEDCRSERIETPLDDEVKTVIGLVPSYKETEQAHREAADSHMFESRLAHIHDQIVEARDALREGDFERTFELAEHDSLSLAATTMTGPAGWVYWQPATLQVFNAVRQLREEEDVPVYFSTDTGASVYVNTTDEYAEQVKEVLEEVGVQTTIWEVGGPAEVLDESEALF; encoded by the coding sequence ATGAAAGCCACCGCGAAAGCGCACCCGATCCAGGGCATCGTGAAGTACCACGGGATGCGCGACGAACGCCTGCGGCTCCCGTACCACGACAGCATCAGCGTCTGTACGGCCCCGAGCCACACGAAGACGACCGTCGAGTTCGACATCGACTACGACGAGGACACGTTCGTCGTCGACGGCGAGGAACTGGAGGGACACGGCTACGAACGCGTCGAGCGCGTCGTCGAGGAGGTCCGCGACCGCTCCGACGCCGCCCACACGGTCTACCCCGTCCGGATCGAGAGCGAGAACTCCTTCCCCTCGAACGTCGGGCTGGGCTCCTCGTCCTCGGGCTTTGCCGCGGCCGCGATGGCGCTGGCCGAGGCGGCCGACCTGGACCTGACCCGCCCGGAGATCTCGACCATTGCCCGCCGCGGCTCCTCGTCGGCGGCCCGGTCGGTCACCGGCGGCTTCTCCCACCTCTCCGCCGGCCTCAACGACGAGGACTGCCGGTCCGAGCGCATCGAGACGCCGCTCGACGACGAGGTCAAGACGGTCATCGGCCTCGTTCCGTCCTACAAGGAGACCGAGCAGGCCCACCGCGAGGCCGCCGACAGCCACATGTTCGAGTCCCGGCTGGCCCACATCCACGACCAGATCGTCGAGGCCCGCGACGCGCTCCGCGAGGGCGACTTCGAGCGCACGTTCGAACTCGCCGAACACGACTCGCTGTCGCTCGCCGCCACCACGATGACCGGGCCCGCCGGCTGGGTGTACTGGCAGCCCGCCACCCTGCAGGTGTTCAACGCCGTCCGCCAACTGCGCGAAGAGGAGGACGTGCCCGTCTACTTCTCGACGGACACCGGCGCGTCCGTCTACGTCAACACGACCGACGAGTACGCCGAGCAGGTCAAGGAGGTGCTGGAGGAGGTCGGCGTCCAGACCACCATCTGGGAGGTCGGCGGTCCAGCGGAAGTGCTGGACGAGAGCGAGGCGTTGTTCTAA
- a CDS encoding plastocyanin/azurin family copper-binding protein, with product MNRRDFLKTASGVTGTAAVASAAPPAVAQEGGQENETTTAGNDTSGNESAGNETAGGGGAGGGSETVQLTGDNVFDPAELYIAPGTTVTFEWTGGNHNIIVDSQPSDANWEGHQPIEGPGTTHEHTFEVLGDYNYYCSPHQSLGMEGVIHVTESGQNPAAAGGGGGGEVDPHELGVPFQAHYVGIATLLAVFVSLVFSFYVLKYGESPHASSPNRK from the coding sequence ATGAACAGGCGGGACTTTCTGAAGACAGCCAGCGGCGTAACAGGCACCGCCGCTGTCGCGAGTGCGGCGCCGCCGGCCGTCGCACAGGAAGGTGGTCAGGAGAACGAGACGACCACCGCCGGAAACGACACCTCCGGGAACGAATCCGCCGGGAACGAGACGGCCGGTGGCGGCGGAGCCGGTGGGGGTAGCGAGACGGTCCAGCTAACCGGCGACAACGTGTTCGACCCGGCAGAGCTGTACATCGCGCCGGGGACGACGGTGACGTTCGAGTGGACCGGCGGCAACCACAACATCATCGTCGACAGCCAGCCCTCCGACGCCAACTGGGAGGGCCATCAGCCGATCGAGGGGCCGGGCACCACTCACGAGCACACGTTCGAGGTGCTGGGCGACTACAACTACTACTGCTCGCCCCACCAGTCGCTCGGCATGGAGGGCGTCATCCACGTCACCGAGAGCGGCCAGAACCCGGCTGCCGCCGGCGGCGGCGGTGGCGGCGAGGTCGACCCCCACGAACTCGGCGTGCCGTTCCAGGCTCACTACGTCGGGATCGCGACCCTGCTCGCGGTGTTCGTGTCACTGGTCTTCTCGTTCTACGTGCTGAAGTACGGTGAATCACCCCACGCCAGTAGCCCCAACAGGAAATAA
- a CDS encoding NAD(P)/FAD-dependent oxidoreductase, whose amino-acid sequence MQVAVFGGGYAGVSLVRRLEKRLPEEADVLLVDDSGEHLVQHELHRVVRRPSLADDITVPLTDVVDRASIRRARVTEVDPEANVATLDGGDTVEYDAGAVALGAETAFYDLPGVEEHATPLKRIDHAERIREEFLGALDADGRAVVGGAGLSGVQLAGELAALAREEDAEAEVVLLEQLDAVAPGFDAEFQRAVREALDDRGVDVRAGTGVAGADADAVELEGGERIPYDTFAWTGGIRGPDALRGERPQVDGRLRVGGSTFVLGDAARVVDADGEAVPASAQSAIREARTVAANIGALVTDDDGLFEPRLEQFRFDSPGWLVSVGDGAVAQVGPSVVTGRAAVALKASVGAGYLSSVGAVRNAVDLVNEELGLSVE is encoded by the coding sequence ATGCAAGTCGCAGTGTTCGGCGGCGGCTACGCCGGCGTGTCGCTCGTTCGTCGACTGGAGAAACGGCTCCCCGAGGAGGCGGACGTCCTGCTCGTCGACGACTCCGGCGAGCACCTCGTCCAGCACGAACTGCACCGCGTGGTGCGGCGGCCGTCGCTGGCCGACGACATCACCGTCCCGCTGACGGACGTGGTCGACAGAGCTAGCATCCGGCGGGCGCGGGTGACGGAGGTCGATCCCGAGGCGAACGTCGCGACGCTCGACGGCGGCGACACCGTCGAGTACGACGCCGGCGCGGTCGCGCTCGGCGCGGAGACAGCGTTTTACGACCTGCCGGGCGTCGAGGAGCACGCGACGCCGCTGAAGCGGATCGACCACGCTGAGCGGATCCGCGAGGAGTTCCTCGGCGCGCTGGATGCGGACGGGCGGGCGGTCGTCGGCGGGGCCGGCCTCTCCGGCGTCCAGCTAGCGGGGGAACTGGCCGCGCTGGCGCGGGAGGAGGACGCCGAGGCCGAAGTCGTCCTGCTGGAGCAACTGGACGCGGTCGCGCCCGGGTTCGACGCCGAGTTCCAGCGCGCCGTCCGGGAGGCGCTCGACGACCGCGGCGTCGACGTTCGGGCCGGAACGGGCGTGGCGGGCGCGGACGCCGACGCGGTGGAGCTAGAAGGCGGCGAGCGGATTCCGTACGACACGTTCGCCTGGACCGGCGGCATCCGCGGGCCGGACGCGCTCCGCGGCGAGCGCCCGCAGGTGGACGGCCGGCTCCGGGTCGGCGGGTCGACGTTCGTCCTCGGCGACGCGGCGCGGGTGGTCGACGCGGACGGCGAGGCGGTGCCGGCCAGCGCGCAGTCGGCGATCCGCGAGGCCCGGACCGTCGCCGCGAACATCGGCGCGCTCGTCACCGACGACGACGGCCTCTTCGAGCCGCGGCTGGAGCAGTTCCGGTTCGACTCGCCCGGCTGGCTGGTGAGCGTCGGCGACGGGGCCGTCGCGCAGGTCGGTCCGTCCGTCGTGACCGGCCGGGCGGCCGTCGCGCTCAAGGCCAGCGTCGGCGCTGGCTACCTGAGTTCTGTCGGTGCGGTCCGCAACGCCGTCGACCTGGTCAACGAGGAGCTGGGGCTGTCGGTGGAGTGA
- a CDS encoding zinc metalloprotease, whose protein sequence is MNRRTFLKRSVHAGTLGTLAKRFVSADGTLDVRVWLSERAATHDDAGARAAEYVELAFGAVRDDVSVTRGGTVSVQHEHGHAVVQSGEWPRILLAGLAGSDGVDPVGDVNLLVTDGPMDAAPTGMGGAHVAAVGGARHLAAMPPAEQSTSVVPYSMPALATQVLLHECGHALGLTHDDGRVDRRDDGVVATPMLSSYAWTGGCDDDDTDCLAGARPTDDAERRLSVLFSDRAAAAIAAYDGETRLPAPDWL, encoded by the coding sequence GTGAACCGACGAACGTTCCTGAAACGATCCGTCCACGCCGGCACCCTCGGGACGCTGGCGAAGCGGTTCGTGTCGGCCGACGGGACGCTCGACGTGCGGGTGTGGCTCTCCGAACGTGCTGCAACCCACGACGACGCGGGGGCCCGCGCCGCGGAGTACGTCGAACTGGCGTTCGGTGCGGTCCGCGACGACGTGTCGGTGACGCGGGGCGGTACCGTCTCGGTACAGCACGAGCACGGCCACGCCGTGGTGCAGTCCGGCGAGTGGCCCCGGATCCTCCTGGCGGGGCTGGCCGGTTCGGACGGCGTCGACCCCGTCGGCGACGTGAACCTGCTCGTCACGGACGGTCCGATGGACGCCGCGCCGACGGGGATGGGCGGGGCACACGTCGCCGCGGTCGGCGGCGCGCGCCATCTCGCTGCGATGCCGCCGGCCGAGCAGAGCACGTCGGTCGTTCCGTACTCGATGCCCGCGCTCGCCACGCAGGTGCTCCTCCACGAGTGCGGACACGCGCTCGGGCTGACCCACGACGACGGGCGCGTTGACCGCCGCGACGACGGCGTCGTCGCGACGCCGATGCTCAGCAGCTACGCCTGGACGGGGGGCTGTGACGACGATGATACCGACTGTCTCGCGGGCGCGCGACCGACCGACGACGCGGAGCGACGGCTCTCCGTTCTGTTCTCGGACCGCGCCGCCGCGGCCATCGCGGCGTACGACGGGGAGACGCGACTGCCAGCACCGGACTGGCTGTAA
- the nth gene encoding endonuclease III produces MGTPLSPRDAQAETVIDRLEEEYPDSTISLTFSNRLELLIAVVLSAQCTDERVNEATADLFEAFDDAEDYAAADEEEINGYIDSITYHNSKAGYIRESAEIIVEEHDGEVPDTMSELTELPGVGRKTANVVLQHGHDIVEGIVVDTHVQRISRRLGITEAERPEAIEQDLLDVVPERSWQQFTHLLIDHGRAVCTARNPDCADCVLADLCPSEQGDSEVDLASGEPWG; encoded by the coding sequence ATGGGAACGCCGCTCTCGCCGCGCGACGCGCAGGCCGAGACAGTCATCGACCGTCTGGAGGAGGAGTACCCCGACAGCACCATCTCGCTGACCTTCTCGAACCGGCTCGAACTGCTGATCGCGGTAGTGCTCTCGGCACAGTGCACCGACGAGCGGGTCAACGAGGCGACCGCCGACCTGTTCGAGGCGTTCGACGACGCCGAAGACTACGCCGCCGCCGACGAGGAGGAGATAAACGGCTACATCGACTCGATCACCTACCACAACAGCAAGGCGGGGTACATCAGGGAGTCGGCCGAGATCATCGTCGAGGAGCACGACGGCGAGGTGCCGGACACGATGAGCGAACTGACCGAACTCCCGGGCGTGGGCCGGAAGACGGCCAACGTCGTCCTCCAGCACGGCCACGACATCGTCGAGGGGATCGTCGTCGACACGCACGTCCAGCGGATCAGTCGCCGCCTCGGGATCACCGAGGCGGAACGGCCCGAGGCCATCGAGCAGGACCTGCTCGACGTGGTGCCCGAGCGAAGCTGGCAGCAGTTCACCCACCTGCTCATCGACCACGGCCGGGCGGTCTGTACGGCGCGGAACCCGGACTGTGCAGACTGCGTGCTCGCGGACCTCTGTCCCTCGGAGCAGGGTGACAGCGAGGTCGACCTGGCGAGCGGCGAGCCGTGGGGGTAA
- a CDS encoding DUF7319 domain-containing protein: protein MADAPSTPEEDDAAPSTGGDADPPDSGDGERPVEELSEAELRERVEAEYDFDDFGPEQMAEMTPEEWDAAFDDDTWITGSDLLDRVEADLATQIADRQVFAVLERVTQEGEERLLAYSDEGYAMVSPDGTVEGFGTVMRDVKPTVALCSMESYTVPEPPEEGAMLPDPESVPEGSGELGNLMLQVIAAIQILGGVVLLGGWVFADLSGIALVAALGFFFVGVVLFTTVANARLSDRFRAEEYRGRLRSVGLEAGERPEFLPIEDGDADSPPTETDGDDAGSAEPGETPDGR, encoded by the coding sequence ATGGCCGACGCTCCATCGACGCCCGAGGAGGACGACGCTGCGCCGTCGACGGGCGGCGACGCCGACCCGCCGGACAGCGGTGACGGCGAGCGACCGGTCGAGGAACTCTCGGAGGCCGAACTCCGCGAGCGCGTCGAGGCGGAGTACGACTTCGACGACTTCGGACCGGAACAGATGGCCGAGATGACGCCCGAGGAGTGGGACGCCGCCTTCGACGACGACACGTGGATCACCGGCAGCGACCTGCTCGACCGGGTCGAGGCGGACCTCGCCACCCAGATCGCCGACCGGCAGGTGTTCGCCGTCCTCGAACGTGTCACTCAGGAGGGCGAGGAGCGACTGTTGGCGTACTCCGACGAGGGGTACGCGATGGTGTCCCCCGACGGCACCGTCGAGGGCTTTGGCACCGTCATGCGCGACGTGAAACCGACGGTCGCGCTCTGTTCGATGGAGAGCTACACCGTCCCCGAACCGCCAGAGGAGGGCGCGATGCTTCCCGACCCGGAGTCCGTCCCCGAGGGGAGCGGCGAACTGGGGAACCTGATGCTGCAGGTCATCGCGGCGATCCAGATCCTTGGCGGGGTCGTCCTGCTCGGCGGATGGGTGTTCGCTGACCTCTCGGGGATCGCGCTGGTCGCCGCGCTCGGCTTCTTCTTCGTCGGGGTCGTGCTGTTCACGACGGTGGCGAACGCACGCCTCTCCGACCGGTTCCGGGCCGAGGAGTACCGCGGTCGCCTGCGGTCGGTCGGTCTGGAGGCCGGCGAGCGGCCGGAGTTCCTGCCGATCGAGGACGGTGACGCCGACAGCCCCCCGACCGAAACGGACGGGGACGACGCCGGGTCCGCCGAGCCGGGCGAGACGCCCGACGGACGCTGA
- a CDS encoding methyl-accepting chemotaxis protein, with amino-acid sequence MAFDPRRLVPTVIRKRYAVKFGIALLVLGMSVGAIGFVATGQIESEVRDSTLDEHANIAAQEAEKLLQWHERNKLATSMVARSEQVQSGDPGRIGNYIATVQADLPDAVYSVHYVDTADGEVINSTEARFESAALSDVGEPWGSAVEDADSDVQSTDVFELESRGDAAVAYYTQARGSQSDRVIVITMRVNGYASNLQNVGSAGGAASLVVDRNGTIAFDANRQLALRNYGDADLVDAAFAAGPNDPGAREMPAGSASVLSDWDLLSADEEYVVGYAQVRGTDWVVLTHRSTDEAYGFVTTVSEYGTLATLGGVLLIGLVGAVLGRNTATAIDRLTSKTERMEEGNLDVDFETKRIDNIGRLYDGFAEMQSSLKAQIEASQRAREEAEQARERTQRLNRHLESKADEYSEVMQAAADGDLTRRMDPESDDEAMTEIAEEFNEMIARIEATVDEVTAFAGEVATASEEVTASSEEVRNASEQVTESIQEISDGAERQNDRLQSVSGEMSDLSTTVEQIAASSNEVADIAERTALRGREGREAAREAIDGMNEIEAESARAVEEIEALEAEMEQIDELVDRITAIAKETNMLALNANIEASRGTGGEQEDAAEGFSVVAGEVKDLAEETKDAAEEIEERLNSIREQTERTAAEVQNTSDQVSEHADSVENAVDALEEIAGYAQETNTGVQEISAATEQQAASTQQVVAMVDEATTISEETTAEAENVAAAAEEQTTALTEVSQSASDLAGQASRLSEALDRFDTDAEDADAALGLAADEPPTDPSEGDDGSTDHAEFDFDGAADIAAGPDQEDDASSETGSDSAEETPSPDEG; translated from the coding sequence ATGGCGTTCGATCCACGACGGCTGGTGCCGACCGTCATCCGGAAGCGGTACGCGGTGAAGTTCGGGATCGCCTTGCTCGTTCTCGGGATGTCAGTGGGTGCGATCGGGTTCGTCGCGACCGGACAGATCGAGTCGGAAGTGCGGGACAGCACGCTCGACGAACACGCGAACATCGCGGCGCAGGAGGCCGAGAAACTCCTGCAGTGGCACGAACGGAACAAACTCGCGACATCGATGGTCGCGCGGTCAGAACAGGTTCAGAGCGGCGACCCGGGCCGGATCGGCAACTACATCGCCACGGTTCAGGCGGACCTCCCGGACGCGGTGTACTCGGTTCATTACGTCGACACGGCCGACGGTGAGGTGATAAACAGCACGGAGGCCCGGTTCGAATCGGCAGCCCTGAGTGACGTCGGGGAACCCTGGGGGTCGGCGGTGGAGGACGCCGATTCCGACGTGCAGTCGACCGACGTGTTCGAACTCGAAAGCCGGGGCGACGCGGCGGTCGCCTACTACACGCAGGCACGCGGCTCGCAGTCCGACCGCGTGATCGTGATCACCATGCGCGTCAACGGCTACGCGTCGAACCTCCAGAACGTGGGGTCGGCGGGCGGGGCGGCGTCGCTCGTCGTCGACAGGAACGGGACGATAGCGTTCGACGCGAACCGTCAGCTCGCGCTTCGAAACTACGGCGACGCGGATCTGGTCGATGCGGCGTTTGCGGCCGGTCCAAACGACCCCGGCGCGCGCGAGATGCCCGCCGGGTCGGCGTCGGTGCTCTCCGACTGGGACCTGCTTTCGGCCGACGAGGAGTACGTCGTCGGCTACGCGCAGGTGCGAGGCACCGACTGGGTCGTACTCACGCACCGGAGCACCGACGAGGCGTACGGATTCGTGACGACCGTCTCGGAGTACGGCACGCTGGCGACACTGGGGGGCGTCCTCCTCATCGGTCTCGTCGGTGCGGTGCTGGGGCGGAACACGGCGACCGCCATCGACCGCCTGACGAGCAAAACCGAGCGCATGGAGGAGGGGAATCTGGACGTCGACTTCGAGACGAAACGTATCGACAACATCGGCCGACTGTACGACGGGTTCGCCGAGATGCAGTCGTCGCTGAAGGCCCAGATAGAGGCGTCCCAGCGCGCCCGCGAGGAGGCCGAGCAGGCCCGGGAGCGCACCCAGCGCCTGAACCGGCACCTCGAATCGAAGGCCGACGAGTACAGCGAGGTAATGCAGGCCGCCGCGGACGGCGACCTCACCCGCCGGATGGACCCGGAGAGCGACGACGAGGCGATGACCGAGATCGCCGAGGAGTTCAACGAGATGATCGCCCGGATCGAGGCGACGGTCGACGAGGTGACTGCCTTCGCCGGCGAGGTCGCGACCGCAAGCGAGGAGGTCACGGCCAGTTCCGAGGAGGTCCGCAACGCCTCGGAGCAGGTAACGGAGTCGATACAGGAGATCTCCGACGGGGCCGAGCGTCAGAACGACCGGCTCCAGTCGGTCTCCGGGGAGATGTCGGATCTGTCGACGACGGTCGAACAGATCGCCGCCTCGTCGAACGAGGTCGCCGACATCGCCGAGCGGACCGCGCTGCGCGGCCGCGAGGGCCGCGAGGCCGCGCGGGAAGCCATCGACGGCATGAACGAGATAGAGGCCGAGTCCGCCCGCGCAGTCGAGGAGATCGAGGCCCTCGAAGCCGAGATGGAGCAGATCGACGAACTCGTCGACCGGATCACGGCGATAGCCAAGGAGACGAACATGCTCGCGCTGAACGCCAACATCGAGGCCTCCCGTGGCACCGGCGGCGAGCAGGAGGACGCCGCGGAGGGCTTCTCGGTGGTCGCCGGCGAGGTCAAGGACCTGGCCGAGGAGACGAAAGACGCCGCCGAGGAGATCGAGGAGCGCCTGAACAGCATCCGCGAGCAGACCGAACGGACCGCCGCGGAGGTGCAAAACACCAGCGACCAAGTGTCCGAGCACGCCGATTCCGTGGAGAACGCGGTCGACGCACTGGAGGAGATCGCCGGGTACGCCCAGGAGACGAACACGGGCGTCCAGGAGATCAGCGCGGCGACCGAACAGCAGGCCGCCTCGACCCAGCAGGTCGTCGCCATGGTCGACGAGGCCACCACTATCTCCGAGGAGACGACGGCGGAGGCCGAGAACGTCGCGGCCGCAGCCGAGGAACAGACGACCGCGCTGACGGAGGTGTCTCAGAGCGCGAGCGACCTGGCCGGCCAGGCGTCCCGCCTCTCCGAGGCGCTCGACCGCTTCGACACCGACGCCGAGGACGCCGACGCGGCGCTTGGCCTTGCCGCCGACGAGCCGCCGACCGACCCGTCCGAGGGCGACGACGGCTCGACGGACCACGCCGAGTTCGACTTCGACGGGGCTGCGGACATCGCGGCAGGGCCGGACCAGGAGGACGACGCATCGAGCGAGACAGGCTCCGACTCCGCCGAAGAAACTCCTTCACCGGACGAGGGGTAA
- a CDS encoding PDDEXK family nuclease, producing MAYPPHYGTFIGFKPSHDGDLYFCSCAREAIENYVQCEIEGLTGSHQDPTPENVLNGGFPEETKDIVRRAGINDASEIPEVLRFEDQLCHECNAVVPKRRYCADMYGTVFRQNYGWYVYKKSYEYGVCKPKSDTLLADTLFDSLPGEIVSVVDDDLIEELEAKAARFNELRQKRFDREREIENAKKDEMRELRDEFGDERGSDEYYDALGSIREKYEGKDPLAEDEQAELDELREELSENSKRVSDTIENEVRQAVGHYEKGNRWTSETILYQLIESRYGDEYTIERHHRPDWLDGLELDIFLVEPGVGIEYQGVQHYEAVEHWGGEEALEERQARDERTRELCAERGVELVEVRHDEELSEELVTSKVDAVIDD from the coding sequence GTGGCGTACCCGCCGCATTACGGCACGTTCATCGGGTTCAAACCCAGTCACGACGGTGATCTGTACTTTTGCTCATGCGCGCGTGAAGCCATCGAGAACTACGTTCAATGCGAGATTGAAGGACTCACCGGGTCGCACCAGGACCCGACGCCGGAGAACGTGTTGAACGGGGGGTTCCCCGAGGAAACGAAAGACATCGTTCGACGCGCCGGCATCAACGATGCGAGTGAAATCCCCGAGGTACTCCGGTTCGAGGACCAGCTGTGTCACGAGTGCAACGCCGTCGTTCCGAAGAGACGGTACTGCGCGGACATGTACGGCACCGTGTTCAGGCAGAACTACGGGTGGTACGTGTACAAGAAATCGTACGAGTACGGTGTGTGCAAGCCGAAATCCGACACGTTACTCGCAGACACGTTGTTCGACAGTCTTCCCGGTGAAATCGTTTCAGTCGTGGACGACGATCTTATCGAGGAGTTAGAAGCGAAAGCGGCCCGGTTCAACGAACTCCGGCAGAAACGGTTCGACCGGGAGCGCGAAATCGAGAACGCGAAGAAAGACGAGATGCGTGAGTTACGGGACGAGTTCGGTGATGAACGCGGGTCCGACGAGTACTACGACGCGTTAGGGTCGATTCGAGAGAAGTACGAGGGGAAGGACCCGCTCGCGGAGGACGAGCAAGCGGAGTTAGACGAGTTACGGGAGGAACTGTCCGAGAACAGTAAGCGCGTCTCGGACACGATCGAGAATGAAGTCCGGCAGGCGGTCGGGCACTACGAGAAAGGGAATCGGTGGACGTCGGAGACGATTCTGTACCAGCTCATCGAATCACGGTACGGTGACGAGTACACGATCGAGCGGCATCACCGCCCGGACTGGTTGGACGGGTTAGAGCTCGATATTTTCCTTGTGGAACCCGGTGTGGGTATCGAGTATCAGGGCGTGCAGCATTACGAGGCTGTTGAGCACTGGGGTGGCGAGGAAGCCTTGGAGGAACGGCAGGCGCGTGACGAACGGACACGTGAACTGTGCGCCGAGCGCGGTGTGGAGTTAGTCGAGGTTCGGCACGACGAGGAACTGTCCGAGGAACTCGTCACGTCGAAGGTTGACGCCGTGATTGATGATTGA
- a CDS encoding DoxX family protein — MSEVLHRLKRPLLYVMGPAYVVAGVLHFVVPELYVQIVPPVFPAELALVYLSGLAEVAVGVGLLIPRTRRYAAWATVALLVAIFPANVYMATHGVVIEGLPGGGDPSALVRWGRLPLQGVLVLWALWYTRPPAEQVAR; from the coding sequence ATGAGCGAGGTTCTACACCGGCTCAAACGACCGCTGCTCTACGTGATGGGGCCGGCGTACGTCGTCGCGGGCGTGTTGCACTTCGTCGTGCCGGAGCTGTACGTCCAGATAGTCCCGCCCGTGTTTCCGGCGGAACTGGCGCTCGTCTACCTGTCTGGCCTCGCAGAGGTCGCCGTCGGAGTCGGGCTACTGATCCCGCGAACGCGACGGTATGCGGCGTGGGCGACGGTCGCGTTGCTCGTCGCGATCTTTCCGGCGAACGTCTACATGGCGACACACGGCGTCGTCATCGAGGGGTTGCCGGGCGGTGGCGACCCCTCCGCTCTCGTTCGCTGGGGACGGCTGCCGCTTCAGGGCGTGCTGGTGCTCTGGGCGCTCTGGTACACCCGACCGCCGGCCGAACAGGTAGCCCGGTGA